A region from the Candidatus Magasanikbacteria bacterium genome encodes:
- a CDS encoding O-antigen ligase family protein, producing the protein MLKFLANPKKIFNENVLLMVSIFIGVRILSFFLAPHLFIQAIISLSFVFLFGILYFYKPEWAWIILIGELFLGGAGHFFEFAGLSIRTMLVLTFIALWFITPLLSKKYKHNASLPVVPSFLILLLLIYLGLTSVMALVNGHGFRAVVQDFLPFSILLLTPASYYFLKERETQIKFLQFAVAFITGSFIFSLFNFIVFSAGFTKIHGIYYKWFRDVAMGKITEMGDGFFRIVTPEHLLLVVLSLVLVGLLIKKQKDYKKFLVALLLFSFFVLILNFSRAYFLGFGVGLLTLKYKHSWTKWTQICAFSIASVFLIFFGTSLLASGGSSLGLPLLGVRTASFVQPQIETSTATRMTLITPIFDKIKASPIVGSGLGATITYTSLISYDKITTRQFDWGYFEMLAELGIIGLAIFLALILYIKRTLITKINIVQSDYKNLYIGLFAGLIALLIINITTPALFHTLGLFFIVIVISISSNSVTIWEKITDFFTRFVHK; encoded by the coding sequence ATGCTAAAATTCCTCGCAAATCCAAAAAAAATCTTCAACGAGAATGTTCTTCTTATGGTTTCCATTTTTATTGGCGTAAGAATTCTATCTTTTTTCCTTGCACCACATTTATTTATCCAGGCAATAATATCACTGTCTTTTGTTTTTTTATTTGGAATTTTATATTTTTACAAACCCGAGTGGGCGTGGATAATTTTAATCGGTGAATTATTTTTGGGTGGAGCTGGACATTTCTTTGAGTTTGCTGGGCTTTCCATTCGAACCATGCTTGTACTTACTTTTATAGCTCTTTGGTTTATTACTCCACTTTTAAGCAAAAAATACAAACACAATGCTTCGCTTCCTGTCGTCCCTTCTTTTTTAATTTTATTATTACTAATTTATCTAGGCTTAACTTCTGTAATGGCACTTGTAAATGGTCATGGGTTTAGAGCTGTTGTACAAGATTTTCTACCATTTTCAATTTTACTTCTTACACCGGCTTCTTATTATTTTCTAAAAGAACGCGAAACTCAAATTAAATTTTTACAATTTGCAGTGGCTTTTATAACTGGCTCATTTATATTTTCGTTATTCAATTTTATTGTTTTTTCGGCTGGTTTTACCAAAATCCATGGAATTTATTACAAATGGTTTCGCGATGTGGCAATGGGCAAAATCACAGAAATGGGAGATGGATTTTTTAGAATTGTAACGCCAGAACATTTACTTCTTGTAGTTTTAAGTTTAGTTTTAGTTGGACTTCTAATTAAAAAACAAAAAGACTACAAAAAATTCTTAGTAGCACTTTTGCTGTTTAGTTTTTTTGTCTTAATTCTCAACTTTTCCCGTGCATACTTTTTAGGATTTGGAGTTGGACTTTTGACTCTCAAATACAAACATAGCTGGACAAAATGGACTCAAATCTGTGCTTTTAGTATTGCTTCTGTATTTTTGATATTTTTTGGTACTTCCCTACTCGCAAGCGGTGGAAGTTCACTCGGACTTCCACTTTTGGGAGTTCGTACAGCTAGCTTTGTGCAACCACAAATAGAGACAAGCACAGCCACCAGAATGACCTTAATTACACCTATTTTCGACAAAATAAAAGCCAGCCCAATTGTAGGATCTGGACTTGGGGCAACTATCACTTACACAAGTTTAATAAGTTATGACAAAATCACTACACGGCAGTTTGACTGGGGATATTTCGAAATGCTAGCCGAACTTGGAATCATAGGACTTGCCATATTTTTGGCCTTAATTTTGTATATAAAACGGACATTAATCACAAAAATAAATATTGTCCAAAGTGATTACAAAAACCTATATATTGGGCTTTTTGCTGGGCTTATTGCTTTACTTATCATAAATATCACAACTCCAGCACTTTTCCATACGCTTGGGTTATTCTTCATTGTAATTGTTATATCTATATCTTCTAACTCTGTAACAATTTGGGAGAAAATAACCGACTTTTTCACCCGTTTTGTACACAAATAA
- the fmt gene encoding methionyl-tRNA formyltransferase codes for MEKSKIKVIFFGTHNFAVEILKGLLKAPFISVEKVITQPDRPVGRKKVMTPPPVKVFALKNGLEVIQLESLKTANAENFKTDVGITAQYGLIVPNQILEAPTHGILNVHTSLLPKYRGASPIQTTLINGDDETGITVMQMSEGLDEGAILKQEKLEILADDTYLDIDEKLAEIGAKIIAQTAKDFIDKNIIPQEQNDSKATFCRQLTRKNGKIDWSQTNAQIYNLYRGLTPWPGISTSWEGKNLKLLKIKPSEKEIHVGEVLIEGKQIFVGTGEKSIEILELQLEGKNKMDAQTFTNGFKAIDNAQLS; via the coding sequence ATGGAAAAATCTAAAATAAAAGTAATATTTTTTGGGACGCATAATTTTGCGGTAGAAATTTTGAAAGGACTTTTGAAAGCGCCTTTTATTTCTGTTGAAAAAGTAATTACTCAACCAGACAGACCTGTTGGCAGAAAAAAAGTAATGACTCCTCCGCCGGTGAAAGTTTTTGCACTTAAGAATGGTTTGGAAGTAATTCAACTAGAAAGCCTAAAAACAGCAAATGCCGAGAATTTTAAAACAGATGTGGGAATTACTGCGCAATATGGTTTAATCGTTCCAAATCAGATTTTGGAAGCTCCAACGCATGGAATTTTAAATGTGCACACCTCGCTACTTCCCAAATATCGTGGAGCCTCTCCAATTCAAACTACACTTATAAATGGTGATGATGAAACTGGAATTACGGTTATGCAAATGTCCGAAGGTTTAGACGAAGGTGCAATTTTGAAACAAGAAAAATTGGAAATTTTAGCAGATGACACCTATTTGGATATAGATGAAAAATTAGCAGAAATTGGTGCAAAAATAATTGCTCAAACTGCCAAAGATTTTATAGATAAAAATATAATTCCCCAAGAGCAAAACGACTCAAAAGCAACTTTTTGCAGACAACTAACCCGAAAAAATGGTAAGATAGATTGGAGCCAAACAAATGCTCAAATTTATAATTTATATCGTGGGCTAACTCCTTGGCCAGGAATTTCTACTTCTTGGGAAGGAAAAAATCTAAAGCTTTTGAAAATTAAACCTTCAGAAAAGGAAATCCACGTAGGAGAAGTACTGATAGAAGGAAAGCAAATCTTCGTAGGAACTGGTGAAAAATCTATTGAAATTTTAGAACTTCAACTAGAAGGAAAAAATAAAATGGATGCACAAACTTTCACAAATGGTTTTAAAGCAATAGATAACGCACAGCTTTCGTAA
- the def gene encoding peptide deformylase: MILPILKHPNEILTTRSREVDLDFVVSKEAKKLIKDMVETMYNADGVGLAAPQIGKEIRLCIITKQFTPDKKDLVMFNPTWEKTSRKKVSDTEGCLSVPHTFGKVKRMKNIKVKAVNEKGEEFSFEADGFFARIIQHEVDHLNGELFIFKAKNIHEEEINGKI, encoded by the coding sequence ATGATTTTACCAATTTTAAAACATCCAAATGAAATTTTAACTACAAGGTCCCGCGAGGTTGATCTTGATTTTGTGGTATCCAAAGAAGCAAAAAAGTTGATAAAGGATATGGTAGAAACTATGTACAACGCAGACGGAGTTGGTTTGGCTGCGCCACAAATTGGAAAAGAAATCAGACTTTGTATAATTACAAAACAATTCACTCCAGACAAAAAAGATTTGGTAATGTTCAACCCAACTTGGGAAAAGACTAGTAGAAAAAAAGTTTCTGATACCGAAGGATGTCTTTCTGTTCCGCACACTTTTGGGAAGGTAAAAAGAATGAAAAATATAAAAGTAAAAGCAGTAAATGAAAAAGGTGAAGAATTTTCTTTTGAGGCCGATGGATTTTTTGCTCGTATTATTCAACACGAAGTTGACCATTTGAACGGCGAACTTTTTATATTCAAAGCTAAAAATATCCACGAAGAAGAAATAAATGGAAAAATCTAA